A single window of Sphingobacteriales bacterium DNA harbors:
- a CDS encoding S8 family serine peptidase, with protein sequence MKSKYILFIAFVFLCYKFDLYASIKFAPIFNAQQRVSTTSYKHENINYIITQKSNDYKSYEEYYLGNNYFLYAIPDEKINSNSTYYYIIPNSKIAIDIDKSKNVEQVQIIYSKLIDNNEFLKTLTQFEASITEHYIDRNIIKVQIATKYLDKLAELPFIYSISKEYQQKNILYYDSYIMNRLSEANFPSPYGYNLNGEDMKIGIWDDGIIAPHINLEKSRVFNIDKAYNTSPYYNHPTYVAGAAAMNNNGNYFQKSAASKATIYAWDYDNDILTEIRNGIQDYQINVSNHSYNFGQTQCISASGLYIPEASEIDKIANTYKDVVHVVAVGNTAHFCAVNDTFYSTDIGFQGAKNTITVGYLYRDERLVETSGRGPTTDGRLKPELVTKGFAYSATSPGNGFTTVYGSSFAAPQIAGIASILQQKYKQQTGSLPPSSLVKATLCNTAQDLFYKGIDYASGFGRPDVGKALQNIADNRFVIDNIQNNEIKVHTFTVPEHQDYLALTIAWTDLASFPFQDTILVNDLDIKLVNPNNDTILPWVLNPNNYHQLATRGIDKLNNIEHITLENIFAGEYKIIVKGAKVISSNQEYALTYYTSKKGIDIVYPNGGETLDAGGSTNITWNQYGVNDSLSVYYSLDSGQTWTFINKVYSTSAFLAWTLPANVASKSAMVKIITDTYQDSSDLYFNIISRPNANNLTITTCDKSANLSWTAIAGTQYYTIYLFENEVWRKVDTTSNLKYDLTNLVNGNAYYAAITVSANGIEGNRSNAKGFTSSFTVCNTTNDIGVYEIAHPIGGRQLTSTALTNQEHITFIIKIMEQIQLVILILYIKLMVAHFYQN encoded by the coding sequence ATGAAATCTAAATATATTTTATTTATAGCGTTTGTCTTTTTATGCTATAAATTTGACTTATACGCAAGTATAAAGTTTGCTCCAATTTTTAATGCACAACAAAGAGTAAGCACCACATCATATAAACATGAAAATATAAATTATATCATCACACAAAAATCCAATGACTATAAATCATACGAAGAATATTACTTAGGCAATAATTATTTTCTATACGCAATTCCAGATGAGAAAATTAATTCAAATTCAACATATTATTACATTATACCAAACTCAAAAATTGCAATAGATATAGACAAAAGTAAAAACGTAGAACAAGTTCAAATTATTTATTCTAAATTAATAGACAATAATGAATTTCTAAAAACACTCACACAATTTGAAGCAAGCATCACAGAACATTATATAGATAGAAATATTATTAAAGTACAAATTGCTACAAAATATTTAGACAAACTCGCTGAACTACCATTTATATATAGTATTTCAAAAGAGTACCAACAAAAAAATATACTATACTATGATTCATATATCATGAACAGACTTAGCGAAGCAAATTTTCCATCACCTTATGGATATAATCTAAATGGAGAAGATATGAAAATTGGTATTTGGGATGATGGCATTATTGCACCACATATCAATCTAGAAAAATCTAGAGTATTCAATATTGATAAAGCGTATAATACTTCGCCATATTACAATCACCCAACTTATGTTGCTGGCGCAGCAGCTATGAATAATAATGGCAATTATTTTCAGAAATCAGCAGCTTCTAAAGCTACAATCTACGCTTGGGATTATGATAATGATATACTTACTGAAATAAGAAATGGAATTCAAGATTATCAAATCAACGTGAGTAACCATTCTTATAATTTTGGTCAAACACAGTGTATAAGTGCTTCAGGTTTATATATTCCAGAAGCTAGCGAAATTGATAAAATAGCTAATACTTACAAAGATGTAGTACATGTTGTTGCTGTAGGCAATACAGCACATTTTTGTGCAGTAAATGATACATTCTATTCAACAGATATAGGTTTTCAAGGTGCAAAAAATACAATTACAGTTGGCTATCTTTATAGAGATGAAAGATTAGTAGAAACAAGTGGAAGAGGACCAACTACAGATGGAAGATTAAAGCCAGAATTAGTTACTAAAGGTTTTGCATATTCTGCAACTTCACCAGGAAATGGATTTACTACAGTATATGGTTCATCTTTTGCAGCACCACAAATTGCTGGTATTGCAAGCATTTTACAACAAAAATATAAACAACAAACTGGCTCATTACCACCATCAAGTTTGGTAAAAGCTACATTGTGCAATACTGCTCAAGATTTATTTTACAAAGGAATTGATTATGCCTCAGGATTTGGTAGACCAGACGTAGGAAAGGCATTACAAAATATTGCAGATAACAGATTTGTGATAGATAATATACAAAACAATGAGATAAAAGTTCATACATTCACTGTGCCAGAACATCAAGATTATTTAGCATTGACAATAGCTTGGACTGATTTGGCATCATTCCCATTTCAAGATACAATATTGGTAAATGACTTAGATATAAAACTAGTTAACCCAAACAATGACACCATTTTACCATGGGTACTTAATCCAAACAATTACCATCAATTAGCAACAAGAGGCATTGATAAACTCAATAACATAGAACATATTACATTGGAAAATATTTTTGCTGGTGAATATAAAATTATAGTAAAAGGAGCAAAAGTTATTTCTAGTAATCAAGAATATGCATTGACCTATTATACATCAAAAAAAGGAATTGATATTGTTTATCCAAATGGTGGCGAAACTTTAGATGCAGGTGGAAGTACAAACATAACATGGAATCAATATGGTGTGAACGATTCTTTGAGTGTTTATTATTCATTAGATAGTGGTCAAACTTGGACTTTTATTAATAAAGTATACAGTACTAGTGCTTTTTTAGCTTGGACATTGCCAGCGAACGTAGCTAGCAAATCAGCAATGGTAAAAATAATTACTGATACATATCAAGATTCATCTGATTTATATTTTAATATAATAAGTAGACCAAATGCAAATAATCTAACCATTACTACATGTGATAAAAGTGCAAATCTAAGTTGGACAGCAATTGCTGGAACACAATATTATACAATCTATTTGTTTGAAAATGAAGTTTGGAGAAAAGTAGATACAACATCAAATTTAAAATATGATTTAACAAACTTGGTTAATGGAAATGCATATTACGCTGCTATTACAGTATCAGCAAATGGTATTGAAGGAAATAGAAGTAACGCAAAAGGGTTTACATCAAGTTTCACAGTTTGCAATACCACAAATGATATTGGCGTATATGAAATAGCACATCCAATTGGTGGAAGACAATTAACAAGTACTGCATTAACCAATCAAGAACATATCACATTTATTATAAAAATTATGGAACAAATACAGTTAGTAATTTTAATATTGTATATCAAGTTAATGGTGGCTCACTTTTATCAGAATTAA
- the mnmD gene encoding tRNA (5-methylaminomethyl-2-thiouridine)(34)-methyltransferase MnmD, with protein MPILYPELKTTADGSSTLFVEEFDEHYHSVHGAVQESMHVFINAGLVEKAKSKNNIAILEMGFGTGLNALLTIDFAMQNNTKVDYHTIEKFPIEENVYTQLYNSDNNYKHSSFFEMHQAKHEQTLHINNNFTFKKYITDIHQFQTTNKFDIIYYDAFAPSAQADLWTVEIFEKIFAILNDDGFLVTYCAKGSVKRNLKTAGFNVIALHGPKGKREMTKAIKL; from the coding sequence TTGCCAATTTTGTATCCTGAGTTAAAAACCACAGCAGATGGTTCTTCCACATTATTTGTAGAAGAGTTTGACGAACACTACCATTCAGTACATGGTGCAGTGCAAGAAAGTATGCATGTATTTATCAATGCTGGCTTAGTAGAAAAAGCAAAATCAAAAAACAATATTGCCATCTTGGAAATGGGTTTTGGCACAGGACTCAATGCATTACTTACCATAGATTTTGCAATGCAAAACAATACAAAAGTAGACTACCACACAATAGAAAAATTTCCAATTGAAGAAAATGTTTACACACAATTATATAATAGTGATAACAATTATAAACATTCTAGTTTCTTTGAAATGCACCAAGCAAAGCACGAACAAACATTGCATATAAATAATAATTTCACTTTCAAAAAATACATCACAGATATACATCAATTTCAAACAACAAATAAATTTGATATTATATATTATGATGCATTCGCACCATCAGCGCAAGCAGATTTATGGACAGTAGAAATATTTGAAAAAATATTTGCCATTCTAAATGACGATGGTTTTTTAGTAACTTACTGTGCCAAAGGTAGTGTAAAACGAAATCTGAAAACAGCAGGATTTAATGTAATTGCTTTGCATGGACCAAAAGGAAAAAGAGAAATGACAAAAGCTATAAAATTATAA
- a CDS encoding histidine phosphatase family protein, whose amino-acid sequence MKQIYLIRHAKSSWEFPELNDLVRPLAQRGKTDVVRIGNYIAENNIKPDYIISSPATRALHTAIEIANIVTYDTNKIDIAKVIYFGDEREIIKYIQTIDDKFNTIFVFGHEPVLSLLIEQLSGVVVDKFPTCAIFGVEFKTNNWEKIKKGTQSIFIIPKMI is encoded by the coding sequence ATGAAACAAATATATCTAATAAGACATGCAAAATCAAGTTGGGAATTTCCAGAGCTTAATGACTTGGTGCGTCCACTTGCACAAAGAGGAAAAACAGATGTTGTAAGAATTGGAAACTATATTGCAGAAAATAACATAAAACCAGATTATATAATAAGTTCTCCTGCAACAAGAGCATTGCACACAGCTATAGAAATTGCCAATATTGTAACGTATGATACCAATAAAATAGACATAGCAAAAGTAATATACTTTGGTGACGAAAGAGAAATTATAAAGTACATACAAACTATTGATGATAAATTTAATACGATATTTGTGTTTGGTCACGAGCCAGTTCTTTCATTATTAATAGAACAATTATCTGGTGTTGTGGTAGATAAATTTCCAACATGTGCTATATTTGGCGTAGAATTTAAAACAAACAACTGGGAAAAAATAAAAAAAGGAACACAATCAATTTTTATCATACCAAAAATGATTTAA